A stretch of DNA from Methanobrevibacter gottschalkii DSM 11977:
TTCTTGCCATATTCTGATAAGATCCTACAGCTGCAGATATTGCGGCTATTTTTTTTCCAGGCATAAATGTTGATTTTAATCTGTTAACATATTCATGATCTTCTGCAATAACATTTTCCATTTCTTTTTCAATACCTTTTTTATAAGTATCAATAAAGTGAGTATTCAGGTCACCTGAAATAAAGTTAGGATTTCTTAAAATAGCTTTATGGAATGGGATTGTAGTTTTAACGCCTAAAATGATATATTCACTTAATGCTCTTTTCATTCTATTAATTGCATCATTCCTGTCTCTTCCATAGGCAATTAATTTTGAAATCATTGAATCATAAAATGTTGGAATTGTATAATTCATGTATACTCCACTGTCTAAACGTACACCTGGTCCTCCGGGAGATCTGTAACCTGTAATTTTACCGGGATTTGGTGCAAAGTCATTAAGAGGATCTTCAGCATTAATACGACATTCAATTGCATGTCCTGTTATTTTAATATCTTTTTGTTCATAGCTTAATTCATCACCATTGGCTATTAAAATTTGTTGCTTTATTAAATCAGTGTTAGTAACAAGTTCAGTAATAGGGTGTTCTACTTGAATACGTGTATTCATTTCAAGGAAGTAATATTGTCCATTATCATATAAAAATTCAACTGTACCTGCACTAGTATAACCTATATATTCGGCAGCTTTAACTGCACTTCCGCCCATTTCATCTCTTAATTCTTCAGTCATAATAGGGGATGGAGCTTCTTCTAAAAGTTTCTGATGTCTTCTTTGAATAGAACATTCACGATCGCCAACGTGGATTACATTTCCATGTTCATCTGCCAAGAGTTGGAATTCAATGTGGCGTGGCTTTTCAAGATATTTTTCAATAAATACTGTTGAATCACCGAAGTTAGTTGATGCAACAGATTGTGTAGATTCAATTGCACGTACAAGTTCATCTTCCTCATAAACTGCACGCATACCAATACCTCCACCACCTGCAGAAGCTTTTACAATTACAGGATATCCAATTTGACGAGCTATATCTTTAGCTTCTTCAATATCTGTAATACCTTCTGGTGTACCTTCAATTACAGGAACGCCTGCTTTTTTCATAAGTGCTTTGGAAGTAATTTTATCTCCCATTTTATTAATTACATCTCCACTTGGTCCGATGAGTTTAATTCCATTCTTTTTACATTCTTCACCGAATTTTGAATTTTCAGCTAAAAATCCGTATCCTGGGTGAATTGCATCTGCACCGGATTCAAGTGCAATATTAATAATTTTTTCAATATTTAAGTAAGATTTCGCAGGTGAAGGATTTCCTAATGGGTAGCTTTCATCTGCATAATTTGTATAAAGAGAAGTTTTATCGGCATCGGAGTATATGGATACACTTTTAATATCAAGTTCACGACAAGCACGCATAACTCTTATTGCAATTTCTCCTCTATTTGCAATTAATACTTTTTCAAACATTTGAAACCTCAAATTAATTTTTCATATGAATAGTTATATATTATTAATTAATATATTAAATGTTTGATTAATGGAAAAATTGAAGTATTTTTCCAGAACTTTAAAATTGTTAAAAATTTTATTTGTTTGTGTTTTTTTCTATTTTCAATATAAAAAACAATATATTTATATACTGATTAATATATACTCTATATTAATATATTCTCTGAGTATGAAAAAGTTGGTAGCATAAAAAGAAGCTACAGATATTATAACTGATATAATATCTTGTAAATGTGTAAATTAATGAGTGATATATAAATGTAGGGAAATCTTTATATACTTTATTTAATATAATTTAAAGTAATGTATAAAGATGAGCTATCTATATTTATTCCGAACTCATTTCTTTCGGAGTCTAAAGATCTTAAAATCCGTACTTATAAGGTAGGTATTTTGGGCAGAGCTTTAGCTATTTTTCAAGCGGATAATGTTATTATTTATAATGATGATAATGTTAAAAATGAAGATGGAGAAATGGATGGAGAATTTATTGCTGAAATTTTGAATTATATGAATACTCCTCAATATTTGAGGAAAAAAGCATTTCCTATAAGATCTGAATTAAAGCATGTTGGTATTCTCCCACCTCTCAGAACTCCTCATCATCCTATTAATAGTCAACCAGACGTGGGTGATTATAGACAAGGTTTTACTGTTAAGAGAAATAAGAAAGGAACTTATGTGGATATAGGTATGGATAAACTTGCATTCTGTAAAGAGCAACTTTCTGTTAAAAGAATTTTTGACTTTAAGATTACTAAAATTGCTAAGAAAGAAGTAATAGTCACACCTGATAAACCAGATGACGTTTACTGGGGATATAATGTTATATCTTCTACTAAGAGTCTTAAAAATAGCTTAAAATTAATTAAACCTGATCTTGTTGTTGAAACTACAAGATATGGGGATTATATTAATTCTATTTTTGATGAATTAAAATCAAAACTCAATGAATCTAAAAGTATTGCTATTTTATTTGGTGGCCCATATTCTTCAATTCAAGAGGATGTTTCTAATCCAAATTGGGATTTGTTTAAATTAAATACTATTCCTGGACAAGGAACTGAAACTGTTAGAAGTGAAGAGGCTGTTGTCGCTACACTTTCTTTATTCAATTGTATGAGATTTTAATTCTCGTGATTTATTAGTTTTACACTCTAATAGATAACTTGCTCAACTTTTTATACATGGATATTTTTAGGACTTTCTAAAAATAATCTTAGCACAGAATTATTTATACATTAGATATATTCTTTATTGTGCTCCAATTGAATTTAACTCAATAGAGTATATTAGAATTTAATATTTATCTAGTTGTAATTTTGCTTACAGCTATTTATTAACTCGATGAGATTGTATTTATTAGAATCTTGTCAAAATTTATTAGTAGTTATTAAATTAACTATTAAGCTACAAAAATTAAAATAATTTAAAAAATAAGGAAAAATATTAATAAGGAGGTTAATTAAATGGTAAGACATCACCAGCCAAGAAAAGGGTCTGTTGCTTTTAGTCCAAGGAAAAGAGCAGCTAAAGAAACCCCTAGAGTAAAATCTTGGCCTCAAATTGATGAACCAAAATTACTCGGCCTCGCAGGTTATAAAGTCGGTATGACTCATGTTTTAATGACTGATTCCGATAAAAACTCTCCAACTAATGGTATGGAAGTTTTCACTCCAGTAACTGTATTGGAAGTACCTCCGGTCGTAGTAATGGGAATTAGAGCTTATGAAAAAACTTCTCGTGGATTGAAAGTAATCACCGAAGTTCTTGCAGACAATTTAGATAAAGAACTTTCAAGGAAAATCTCTCTTCCTAAAGAATACAATAAATCTGAAGCTATTGCAAAAATACAAGGTGCATTAGAAAACACAGAAGAAATTAGGGTATTAGTACATACAAATCCAAAAGTAACTAGCGTACCTAAGAAAAAACCAGATATATTTGAATGTGGTATTGGAGGATCCAATCCTGAAGAAAAATTGAATACTGCATTAGAATTATTAGGTAATGAAGTAAAAGCTAGTGAAATCTTCAATGAAGGAGAATTTGTTGATGCTATCGCAACTACTAAAGGAAAAGGATTCCAAGGTGTAGTTAAAAGATGGGGAATTAGAATTCAATATGGTAAAGCTGTAAGAGCAGGTAAAGGTAGACACGTAGGTTCTATCGGGCCTTGGACTCCTAGAAGAACCATGTGGACTGTAGCTCAAGCAGGTCAAATGGGATACCATAAAAGAACTGAATTCAACAAAAGGATTTTAAAAATTGCATCAGCAGATGAAGTTGATCAAATCAATCCTGATGGGGGATTTATAAAATATGGACTTGTTAAAAATGATTATGTTTTAGTTAAAGGATCCCTTCCAGGACCTTCTAAAAGATTAGTAATTTTAAGACAACCTATTAGACCTAATAATAAAGCTGAGGATATCCCTCAAATTAATTATATTAGTACTAAATCTAAACAAGGGGCATAATCATGAAAGTTAATGTTTATTCTATTAATGGGGAAGTTAAAGAAGAAATTGAACTTCCAGCTATTTTTGATGAAGTATACAGACCAGATTTAATCAAAAGAGCTGTACTTTCTGCACAATCTGCAAGAGTACAACCATGGGGTAACGATCCAATGGCAGGTAAAAGAACTTCTGCTAAAGGTTGGGGTTCAGGTAGAGGAACCGCTAGAGTGCCTAGGATTAAAAATGGTTCTAAAGCAGCATTTGTACCAATGGCAGTTGGTGGTAGAAAAGCACACCCTACTAGAGCTGAGAAAAATCATCATGAAAAAATCAACATAAAAGAAAGAAGATTTGCAATAAGATCTGCTGTTGCAGCAACTACTAATAAAGAAATTGTTGAAAACAGAGGTCACAAAGTTGCAGATTTAGAACAAGTTCCTATCATTGTTGAAGATGAAATTGAAGCTGTTAAAACTGCTAAACAAACTCGTGAAATTTTCCAAAACTTAGGTGTTTACGACGATATACTACGTGCTAAAGAAGGAAAAAGAATCAGAGCAGGTAGAGGTAAAACCAGAGGAAGAAAATACAAAAAAGTAAAAGGACCTCTTGTAGTTGTTGGTGAAAATAAAGGTATCCATTTAGGTGCAAGAAACCATGCAGGTGTAGATGTTGTGGTTGCTGAAAACTTAAATGCTGAATTATTAGCACCAGGTACCCATGCAGGAAGACTTACTATTTACACTAAATCAGCAGTTGAAAAATTGGGAGGTTTATTCCAATAATTATTGGAAGATAGGTGATTATTATGAATGCATACTCAATTATTATTAAACCTCATGTTACTGAAAAAACCATGAACTTAATTGATCAAAATAATGTGATTACTTTTGTGGTAAATCGTGAATCTAATAAAAGTCAAATCAAAAGAGCTTTTGAAGAATTATACGAAGAAAAAGTAGCTAAAGTTAATACTCATATTACTACTAAAGGTGTAAAAGTAGCATACATCAAACTTGTTGAAGAAGAAATGGCAGAAGAACTCGCTGTCAGAATAGGTGTATTCTAAGGAGGAATTTGAATGGGAAAACGATTAATACATCAAAGAAGAGGAAGAGGAACTCCTGCTCACCGTGTTGCTTCTCATCGTTTCAAAGATAAAATTAGATACAGATCTTACGATGCATTAGAAAAAGAAGGCAGTATCAAAGGTAAAGTTATTGATATATTACATGATCCTGCAAGAACCGCTCCTATTGCTGAAGTAAAATTCGAAAATGGTGAAAAGAAATATATCCTAGCACCTGAAAGCATCCAAATTAATGATGAAATTGAATGCGGTATTTCCGCTCCTATTAAATTTGGTAACACATTACCACTTGCTGAAATTCCTGAAGGTACTCCAATTTATGATATTGAAAACACACCTGGTGATGGCGGACGTTTTGTAAGATCTTCTGGAACTTATGCTTCTGTAGTTACTCATGATGCAAATCAAGCTGTTGTTGAATTACCATCTGGAGAATTAAAATACTTAAATCCTAATTGCCGTGCAAGTATTGGTGTAGTTGCTGGTGGAGGTAGAAAAGATAAACCATTCCTTAAAGCTGGTAAAAGATGGCATGCTTATAAAGCTAAAGGTAAGAAATTCATGACTGTTAGAGGAGTAGCAATGAATGCTGTAGATCACCCTCATGGGGGAGGTAACAGACAACATCCTGGTCGTCCAACTACTGTTTCAAGACATGCACCGCCAGGAAGAAAAGTTGGTTCAATTGCAGCTAAGAGAACAGGTTTAAAAAGATAGATAGAGGGTGTTTCATTGGCAAGAAAAATATTTAAATATAAAGGTTATACTCTTGAAGAACTTCAACAAATGTCTTTAGAGGAAGTAATGGAATTATTCCCTGCAAGACAAAGAAGATCTTTAAAAAGAGGATTCTTACCAAGACAACAAATTGTTTTGGATAAAATGAGAAAATTAAATAAAGAAGGAACTAAAGATGGTCGTCCTGTTGTTATTAGGACCCACTGTAGAGACATGATTGTTATACCTGAGATGGTTGGAACCACTTTTGGTATTTATGATGGTCAAAATTTTGTTGAAGTTACTATTGCGCCAGAAATGATTGGTCATTACTTTGGTGAATACGCACCAACAAGAAAAAGAGTTCAACACGGAGACCCAGGTATGGGTGCTACTAGATCATCCATGTTTGTACCACTTAAATAAGGAGATTAGAACATGGCTAACAAATATGCTTATAATGAAGAAGTTGATGAAGCAAAAACTGCACGTGCTATGGCAAAATCTCTTAAGATTTCTCCAAAACACAGTGTTGAGATTTGCAGTGCAATCAGAGGAATGGATGTAGGTAAAGCTAAAGATTACTTAGAAGATGTTATTGAAATGAAAAAAGCAGTTCCTTTCAAAAGACACAACAAAAAAGTTGGTCACAGAAAAGGACTCAAAGGATGGGCTTCTGGTAGATACCCTGTAAAAGCTGCTGAACAAATATTGAAAGTTTTAGAAAATGCAGAAGCTAATGCAGAGTACAAAGGTATGGATACTGAAAAATTATTCATTGAACATATCTCAAGTCATAAAGGTGTTGTAATTCCAGGATATATCCCAAGAGCATTCGGTAGAATGACTCCATTCAATACACCTACTACTCATATTCAAATTGTATTACAGGAGGCTAACTAATGATAGAAAAAGATTTTGTCACAGAGGGCCTTAAAAGAACTAGAATTGATGAATACTTAGAAAAAGAACTAGAAAGAGCTGGATACGGTGGTATGGATGTTCAAATTACTCCTTTAGGAACCATGGTTGTTGTTTATGCAGAAAGACCTGGTATGGTTATTGGTAGAGGGGGTAAAAATGTAAGAGCTATTACCAACACTCTTAAAACTGATTTTGGTTTAGATAATCCTCAAATTGAAGTTAAAGAAGTTGAAGTTCCTGAACTTAATCCTAAAATCATGGCTTACAAAATATCTAATATGTTACAAAGGGGAATGCACTTCAGAAGAGTTGCTTACTCAACCATTCGTAGAATTATGGGTGCAGGAGCTCAAGGTGTTGAAGTAACCATTTCTGGTAAAATTAGAGGTTCAAGATCTGCTGTAGCTAAATTCGTTGAAGGATACATTAAAAAATGTGGTGAACCTTCAATCAGATTAGTTGAAGAAGGT
This window harbors:
- the rpl4p gene encoding 50S ribosomal protein L4, producing the protein MKVNVYSINGEVKEEIELPAIFDEVYRPDLIKRAVLSAQSARVQPWGNDPMAGKRTSAKGWGSGRGTARVPRIKNGSKAAFVPMAVGGRKAHPTRAEKNHHEKINIKERRFAIRSAVAATTNKEIVENRGHKVADLEQVPIIVEDEIEAVKTAKQTREIFQNLGVYDDILRAKEGKRIRAGRGKTRGRKYKKVKGPLVVVGENKGIHLGARNHAGVDVVVAENLNAELLAPGTHAGRLTIYTKSAVEKLGGLFQ
- the rpsS gene encoding 30S ribosomal protein S19, whose translation is MARKIFKYKGYTLEELQQMSLEEVMELFPARQRRSLKRGFLPRQQIVLDKMRKLNKEGTKDGRPVVIRTHCRDMIVIPEMVGTTFGIYDGQNFVEVTIAPEMIGHYFGEYAPTRKRVQHGDPGMGATRSSMFVPLK
- a CDS encoding 50S ribosomal protein L2, which encodes MGKRLIHQRRGRGTPAHRVASHRFKDKIRYRSYDALEKEGSIKGKVIDILHDPARTAPIAEVKFENGEKKYILAPESIQINDEIECGISAPIKFGNTLPLAEIPEGTPIYDIENTPGDGGRFVRSSGTYASVVTHDANQAVVELPSGELKYLNPNCRASIGVVAGGGRKDKPFLKAGKRWHAYKAKGKKFMTVRGVAMNAVDHPHGGGNRQHPGRPTTVSRHAPPGRKVGSIAAKRTGLKR
- a CDS encoding 50S ribosomal protein L23; amino-acid sequence: MNAYSIIIKPHVTEKTMNLIDQNNVITFVVNRESNKSQIKRAFEELYEEKVAKVNTHITTKGVKVAYIKLVEEEMAEELAVRIGVF
- a CDS encoding acetyl-CoA carboxylase biotin carboxylase subunit, with product MFEKVLIANRGEIAIRVMRACRELDIKSVSIYSDADKTSLYTNYADESYPLGNPSPAKSYLNIEKIINIALESGADAIHPGYGFLAENSKFGEECKKNGIKLIGPSGDVINKMGDKITSKALMKKAGVPVIEGTPEGITDIEEAKDIARQIGYPVIVKASAGGGGIGMRAVYEEDELVRAIESTQSVASTNFGDSTVFIEKYLEKPRHIEFQLLADEHGNVIHVGDRECSIQRRHQKLLEEAPSPIMTEELRDEMGGSAVKAAEYIGYTSAGTVEFLYDNGQYYFLEMNTRIQVEHPITELVTNTDLIKQQILIANGDELSYEQKDIKITGHAIECRINAEDPLNDFAPNPGKITGYRSPGGPGVRLDSGVYMNYTIPTFYDSMISKLIAYGRDRNDAINRMKRALSEYIILGVKTTIPFHKAILRNPNFISGDLNTHFIDTYKKGIEKEMENVIAEDHEYVNRLKSTFMPGKKIAAISAAVGSYQNMARSHNMQKK
- a CDS encoding putative RNA uridine N3 methyltransferase, whose translation is MYKDELSIFIPNSFLSESKDLKIRTYKVGILGRALAIFQADNVIIYNDDNVKNEDGEMDGEFIAEILNYMNTPQYLRKKAFPIRSELKHVGILPPLRTPHHPINSQPDVGDYRQGFTVKRNKKGTYVDIGMDKLAFCKEQLSVKRIFDFKITKIAKKEVIVTPDKPDDVYWGYNVISSTKSLKNSLKLIKPDLVVETTRYGDYINSIFDELKSKLNESKSIAILFGGPYSSIQEDVSNPNWDLFKLNTIPGQGTETVRSEEAVVATLSLFNCMRF
- a CDS encoding 50S ribosomal protein L22, translating into MANKYAYNEEVDEAKTARAMAKSLKISPKHSVEICSAIRGMDVGKAKDYLEDVIEMKKAVPFKRHNKKVGHRKGLKGWASGRYPVKAAEQILKVLENAEANAEYKGMDTEKLFIEHISSHKGVVIPGYIPRAFGRMTPFNTPTTHIQIVLQEAN
- the rpl3p gene encoding 50S ribosomal protein L3, whose translation is MVRHHQPRKGSVAFSPRKRAAKETPRVKSWPQIDEPKLLGLAGYKVGMTHVLMTDSDKNSPTNGMEVFTPVTVLEVPPVVVMGIRAYEKTSRGLKVITEVLADNLDKELSRKISLPKEYNKSEAIAKIQGALENTEEIRVLVHTNPKVTSVPKKKPDIFECGIGGSNPEEKLNTALELLGNEVKASEIFNEGEFVDAIATTKGKGFQGVVKRWGIRIQYGKAVRAGKGRHVGSIGPWTPRRTMWTVAQAGQMGYHKRTEFNKRILKIASADEVDQINPDGGFIKYGLVKNDYVLVKGSLPGPSKRLVILRQPIRPNNKAEDIPQINYISTKSKQGA
- a CDS encoding 30S ribosomal protein S3 produces the protein MIEKDFVTEGLKRTRIDEYLEKELERAGYGGMDVQITPLGTMVVVYAERPGMVIGRGGKNVRAITNTLKTDFGLDNPQIEVKEVEVPELNPKIMAYKISNMLQRGMHFRRVAYSTIRRIMGAGAQGVEVTISGKIRGSRSAVAKFVEGYIKKCGEPSIRLVEEGFATAQLKPGVLGIYVRIMPPETVLPDSVEILPPKIIIEEDGEVTEEEIDIETEEVIEEDIIEEVEDLDELEEVVEEESTEEVEEDDS